In one Actinomycetota bacterium genomic region, the following are encoded:
- a CDS encoding class I SAM-dependent methyltransferase gives MEMKPDNALPETKLPTAGFRAGDVQYFLEIPEDGMEISGAFVPVRGWVFHPDGVETVECRTTKGRVPAQVRFGRADVHKAFLEHPNAFHTGFYMEVDRKLWADGGELWIETCEGEAHKFYTLNVTLHDEAFAQAHENLMKVLVCPTCFRKLEMLQAACSGCGRPVEWMGECPSFLGKQPSPLARGEAVSRHAALENIVPDYFEITKEGLFLDAGAGWPPLGRGEVIQLEIERFPSTNVVADGAALPFADETFDGVISHAVMEHVRDPFGYAKDLMRVLKPGARFICHSAFLQPVHGYPHHYFNTTLEGLKELFKGCKIIDEGVGEFQRPWLALEWILRSYVWGLNSEADRERFKQMKVADLLGDMDEDRPLSEFQDLSEKVNIELAAGVYILGER, from the coding sequence ATGGAAATGAAGCCGGACAACGCGCTGCCCGAAACCAAGCTGCCCACCGCCGGCTTCCGGGCGGGCGACGTGCAGTACTTCCTGGAGATTCCCGAGGACGGGATGGAGATCTCGGGCGCCTTCGTCCCGGTGCGCGGCTGGGTGTTCCACCCGGACGGCGTCGAGACCGTCGAGTGCCGCACGACCAAGGGCAGGGTTCCGGCCCAGGTCCGGTTCGGCCGGGCGGACGTCCACAAGGCGTTCCTGGAGCACCCCAACGCGTTCCACACCGGCTTCTACATGGAGGTCGACCGCAAGCTGTGGGCCGACGGCGGCGAGTTGTGGATCGAGACCTGCGAGGGCGAGGCCCACAAGTTCTACACGCTGAACGTCACGCTGCACGACGAGGCCTTCGCCCAGGCGCACGAAAACCTGATGAAGGTCCTGGTGTGCCCCACCTGCTTCCGCAAGCTCGAGATGCTGCAGGCCGCCTGTTCCGGCTGCGGCCGCCCGGTTGAGTGGATGGGGGAGTGCCCGAGCTTTCTGGGCAAGCAGCCGAGCCCGCTCGCCAGAGGGGAAGCGGTCAGCCGCCACGCCGCCCTGGAGAACATCGTGCCCGACTACTTCGAGATCACCAAAGAGGGCCTGTTCCTTGACGCCGGTGCCGGATGGCCGCCGCTCGGCCGCGGCGAGGTCATCCAGCTGGAGATCGAGCGGTTCCCGAGCACCAACGTGGTCGCCGACGGCGCCGCCCTGCCGTTTGCCGACGAGACTTTCGACGGCGTCATCAGCCACGCCGTCATGGAGCACGTGAGGGACCCCTTCGGCTACGCCAAAGACCTGATGAGGGTCCTGAAGCCGGGGGCCAGGTTCATCTGCCACTCGGCGTTCCTGCAGCCGGTCCACGGCTACCCCCACCACTACTTCAACACCACCCTGGAGGGGCTGAAGGAGCTGTTCAAGGGCTGCAAGATCATCGACGAGGGCGTCGGCGAGTTCCAGCGCCCCTGGCTGGCGCTGGAGTGGATCCTGCGCTCCTACGTCTGGGGGCTGAACAGCGAGGCCGACCGGGAGCGCTTCAAGCAGATGAAGGTCGCCGACCTGCTGGGCGACATGGACGAGGACCGGCCGCTCTCCGAGTTCCAGGACCTCTCCGAAAAGGTGAACATCGAGCTCGCCGCCGGTGTCTACATCCTCGGCGAGCGTTGA
- a CDS encoding glycosyltransferase: MTTGPEQAPAHPSEPTPDSLEPRAELSSGDEGHALRYQTHIDLNEKNTSQTQIILLAGRDKKVLEVGPATGDMSKVLTERGCRVTGLEIDPVAAKIGEQYCERMIVGDIEKMNLPEFFGDEKFDVVLFSDVLEHLVNPSKVLVAVRSILAPGGVVCASIPNVAHGSVRLSLLQGEFRYREKGLLDGTHLRFFTRAGIEDLFAGAGYEVSEWRHVDVGVFATEFDLREQDYPKALMDALNSSPDALTYQFIVRAEPAADPARVTRRLSATNGTHSRARQMLAPLWALDIRAWQLKEQVHHLTGKLQQLDADSSKALGAMEARLAGLQHAHDLVVQRTNYKLWQKLVEKIDQYAPWGTRRRRLILLPGYAIRIILEKGPMGFLMHVAKPWRWAPGLFRKAMNPSAVPAEKRYQVWEDLYVLSPALVKEMARKSKKFAYQPTVSIVLPVYNPEPEWLRDAVESVTGQIYTKWELCIVDDGSDREDLKALLKQYETADPRIKVHYSEANGGITAASNAGLKMATGEFVGFLDHDDELKAHALYQVVKLLNERRDLDFIYSDLDHKDMDGTLRDPFRKPDWSPDFLKSCNYVTHFSVFRRSVIEEAGGFREGYDGSQDWDLTLRITEKTDRIGHVRTPLYTWRQVPTSIAHSDETKPWAHDAARRALADSLERQGIKGRVEDGPYAGYYRMRYDIEGEPKVSIIIPTRDRLDLLKVCIDSIRQRTTYRNYEIIVVDNNSEEQATLDYLKSYGGRVVHHPGEFNFSKIINHGAENADGEYLLLLNNDTEVKTPDWIEALLEHAQRPEVGAVGARLLFPDGKAQHEGVIVGPGNGLAGNADFENYFGIGRCIHNPSAVTAACMMTRAEVFKGLGGFEEDLVVAYNDVDYCLRAEDKGFLIVFTPYAVLTHHEAATRGYGDETSGKSHPVEDEEFFRTRWKGYMDPFDPPSLKIELPPVPSI; encoded by the coding sequence TTGACCACCGGACCAGAGCAGGCCCCCGCTCACCCCTCCGAGCCAACGCCGGACTCGCTGGAACCCCGGGCGGAGCTGTCCAGCGGCGACGAGGGCCATGCGCTCCGGTACCAGACCCACATCGACCTGAACGAGAAGAACACCTCCCAGACGCAGATCATCCTGCTGGCGGGCCGCGACAAGAAGGTGCTCGAGGTCGGACCGGCCACCGGCGACATGTCCAAGGTGCTCACCGAGCGGGGCTGCCGGGTTACCGGCCTGGAGATAGACCCGGTCGCCGCCAAGATCGGGGAGCAGTACTGCGAGCGGATGATCGTCGGCGACATCGAGAAGATGAACCTCCCCGAGTTCTTCGGCGACGAGAAGTTCGACGTAGTGCTCTTCTCCGACGTGCTGGAGCACCTGGTGAACCCGTCAAAGGTCCTCGTCGCGGTCAGGTCGATCCTGGCCCCCGGAGGCGTCGTCTGCGCCTCGATCCCCAACGTCGCCCACGGCTCGGTGCGCCTTTCCCTCCTCCAGGGCGAGTTCCGCTACCGGGAGAAGGGCCTGCTGGACGGCACCCACCTGAGGTTCTTCACCCGGGCGGGCATCGAGGACCTCTTCGCGGGCGCCGGTTACGAGGTGAGTGAGTGGCGTCACGTCGACGTCGGCGTCTTCGCCACCGAGTTCGACCTGCGGGAGCAGGACTACCCCAAAGCTTTGATGGACGCCCTTAACTCCTCGCCGGACGCCCTGACCTACCAGTTCATCGTCCGGGCCGAACCGGCTGCCGACCCGGCGCGGGTGACCCGCAGGCTCAGCGCCACCAACGGGACCCACTCCCGGGCCCGCCAGATGCTGGCGCCGCTGTGGGCCCTGGACATCCGGGCGTGGCAGCTGAAGGAACAGGTCCACCACCTGACCGGCAAGCTCCAGCAGCTGGACGCAGACTCCTCAAAGGCCCTCGGGGCCATGGAAGCCCGGCTGGCCGGACTGCAGCACGCCCACGACCTGGTCGTCCAGCGCACGAACTACAAGCTGTGGCAGAAGCTCGTCGAGAAGATCGACCAGTACGCCCCGTGGGGCACCCGCCGCCGCCGGCTGATCCTGCTGCCGGGGTACGCGATCCGGATCATCCTCGAGAAGGGCCCGATGGGCTTCCTCATGCACGTCGCCAAGCCCTGGCGCTGGGCGCCGGGCCTGTTCCGCAAGGCGATGAACCCGAGCGCGGTTCCCGCCGAGAAGCGCTACCAGGTGTGGGAGGACCTCTACGTGCTGTCGCCTGCGCTGGTCAAGGAGATGGCCCGCAAGTCGAAGAAGTTCGCATACCAGCCCACGGTCAGCATCGTCCTGCCGGTCTACAACCCCGAGCCCGAGTGGCTGCGGGACGCGGTCGAGTCGGTCACCGGCCAGATCTACACCAAGTGGGAGCTGTGCATCGTCGACGACGGGTCGGACCGGGAGGACCTCAAGGCACTCCTCAAGCAGTACGAGACCGCCGACCCCCGGATCAAGGTCCACTACAGCGAGGCGAACGGCGGGATAACCGCAGCCTCCAACGCCGGACTGAAGATGGCCACCGGCGAGTTCGTCGGCTTCCTGGACCACGACGACGAGCTGAAGGCCCACGCCCTCTACCAGGTGGTGAAGCTGCTCAACGAGCGCCGGGACCTGGACTTCATCTACTCCGACCTCGACCACAAGGACATGGACGGGACCCTCCGGGACCCGTTCCGCAAGCCGGACTGGTCGCCCGACTTCTTGAAGTCCTGCAACTACGTCACCCACTTCAGCGTGTTCCGGCGGTCGGTTATCGAGGAGGCCGGGGGCTTCCGCGAGGGTTACGACGGCAGCCAGGACTGGGACCTCACCCTGAGGATCACCGAGAAGACCGACCGCATCGGCCACGTCCGCACCCCGCTCTACACCTGGCGCCAGGTGCCCACCTCCATCGCCCACTCGGACGAGACCAAGCCCTGGGCCCACGACGCCGCCCGCCGGGCGCTGGCCGACTCGCTGGAGCGCCAGGGGATCAAGGGCAGGGTCGAGGACGGCCCCTACGCCGGCTACTACCGGATGCGCTACGACATCGAGGGCGAGCCGAAGGTCAGCATCATCATCCCCACCCGGGACCGGCTGGACCTGCTGAAGGTCTGCATCGACAGCATCCGCCAGCGCACCACCTACCGGAACTACGAGATAATCGTCGTCGACAACAACAGCGAGGAGCAGGCGACCCTCGACTACCTGAAGTCATACGGGGGCCGGGTCGTCCATCACCCCGGCGAGTTCAACTTCTCCAAGATCATCAACCACGGCGCCGAGAACGCGGATGGCGAGTACCTGCTGCTGCTGAACAACGACACCGAAGTAAAGACTCCGGACTGGATCGAGGCGCTGCTCGAGCACGCGCAGCGGCCCGAGGTCGGAGCCGTCGGCGCCCGTCTGCTCTTCCCGGACGGCAAGGCCCAGCACGAGGGTGTGATCGTCGGGCCGGGCAACGGCCTGGCCGGCAACGCCGACTTTGAGAACTACTTCGGCATCGGCCGGTGCATCCACAACCCCTCGGCAGTGACCGCAGCCTGCATGATGACCCGGGCCGAGGTGTTCAAGGGCCTCGGGGGCTTCGAGGAGGACCTGGTGGTCGCCTACAACGACGTCGACTACTGCCTTCGGGCCGAGGACAAGGGCTTTTTGATCGTCTTCACGCCCTACGCGGTGCTCACCCACCACGAGGCCGCCACCCGGGGCTACGGCGACGAGACGTCGGGCAAGTCGCACCCGGTGGAGGACGAGGAGTTCTTCCGGACCCGGTGGAAGGGTTATATGGACCCGTTCGACCCCCCGAGCCTCAAGATCGAACTTCCTCCTGTACCCTCCATCTAG
- a CDS encoding glycosyltransferase family 4 protein, whose amino-acid sequence MYAANAQKEGRIIAPADASAVESGYLQVTGWALTDPPVSRVDVTVDEKVAGSALIGLPAPSEQAYRRESQAPICGFEFELDLAQFVTPGDPVRIGATVVAVNGSTYRLNEVHLTTVAPGDGKELSFDFLPSARPVHQGEGPMKVAIVANDLLLGGSQLRLLEVLANLTSDPRFAFTVFSPLDGPLRPELLSLGIKVKICPAFSYSSAGGYTEAASGLARELAGGGYRLVWASTLISFIGIEAARLAGLPSLQLIQQNQDVPVFWGHALANGEIDPVVARRAQRLCALADRLVVVCEASRRTYGRYGNDGKIAVVQNAIDLEAIDRYRAATSRAEARRSLGVGDGETLVLCCGVIAPHKGQTTLAQAFASVAERHPDAVLTLVHEIGNRYTAGLKAYLERAGLGDRVRVLPLADDVYRWYRAADLAICPSQEEAQPSVVLEAMAFGVPVASTTVGGVTEVVEDGVTGLLCRPGDLSAMAAMLDRALSLSSSEREAIVAAARARVDRNHDVRRASMQYLAVLEELTGAGPLPEDQARPQVEVELERGRAAIAEFRSWAKELQEAVRYHHDRANASEALGARLVAERDVAQTEVARLAPLEKKLDAATREIEAIHHSKAWRVFNLIWAARRTADRLVAPVRNRLSRLASRPPAATTAAGAAAAGAGAEQELGASAARLIEKLPERFPAGNGRPVLLCLPWFVTGGADRVVEYLLGHWRAGGRTVVVITTTPLGVNMESRFDDLLGLTPFAYDLNHMAPAASWLPFVEELLDRLGNPTILNIGSGWLYSNLERLLASRPGIRVVDQQFNDVGHLTSNRKVRSHVDLTVAAHRALAEVVRSDGRDPGRVVTAYVGIPAPPRATDEQLAGLRAELGVAPGTKVVLFIGRFSEEKRPEWVVALAAVLAGDDVAVVMVGTGPEEAELRKGIEALPGVTWRRYVENIGAFIGLADVLVLPSRTEGIPLTVMEALSLGTPVVATRVGGLGELDGIPGFRLCEPDDFPGFVTAVRETLGSAPAEGIALPAHFGVEHMVETYDRIVDGTELNPRSPQTAGVGA is encoded by the coding sequence ATGTACGCTGCTAACGCCCAAAAAGAGGGGCGCATCATTGCTCCTGCCGACGCGTCGGCAGTTGAGTCCGGTTACCTACAGGTGACCGGGTGGGCCCTCACCGATCCTCCCGTTTCCCGGGTCGATGTCACCGTCGACGAAAAGGTTGCCGGCAGCGCCCTGATCGGGCTCCCGGCCCCTTCCGAGCAGGCGTACAGGCGTGAGTCGCAGGCGCCGATCTGCGGGTTCGAGTTCGAGCTCGACCTGGCGCAGTTCGTCACCCCGGGAGACCCGGTTCGGATCGGAGCGACTGTCGTGGCGGTCAACGGGTCGACGTACCGGCTGAACGAGGTCCACCTGACCACGGTCGCACCCGGCGACGGCAAAGAGCTCTCCTTCGACTTTCTGCCCTCTGCTCGACCGGTCCATCAGGGCGAGGGACCGATGAAGGTGGCGATAGTCGCCAACGACCTGTTGCTCGGGGGTTCCCAGCTCCGGCTGCTCGAGGTGCTGGCGAACCTGACGAGTGACCCCCGGTTTGCGTTCACCGTCTTCTCCCCCCTAGACGGGCCGCTGCGCCCCGAGCTGCTGTCGCTCGGCATCAAGGTGAAAATCTGCCCGGCATTTTCCTACTCGTCGGCCGGCGGCTACACCGAGGCTGCCTCCGGGCTCGCCCGGGAGTTGGCCGGCGGCGGGTACCGCCTGGTTTGGGCGAGCACCCTGATCTCGTTCATCGGAATCGAAGCCGCCCGGCTTGCCGGCCTTCCCAGCCTGCAGTTGATCCAGCAGAACCAGGACGTGCCGGTCTTCTGGGGCCACGCACTGGCTAACGGCGAGATCGACCCGGTGGTCGCCCGGCGGGCCCAACGGCTGTGTGCCCTGGCGGACCGGCTGGTGGTGGTCTGCGAGGCGTCCCGGCGGACCTACGGACGGTACGGGAACGACGGCAAGATCGCGGTCGTCCAGAACGCCATCGACCTGGAGGCAATCGACCGGTACCGGGCCGCAACCTCCCGTGCCGAGGCCAGGCGCAGCCTAGGCGTGGGGGACGGAGAGACGCTCGTGCTGTGCTGCGGGGTGATCGCCCCCCACAAAGGCCAGACCACCCTGGCACAGGCTTTCGCGTCGGTGGCCGAGCGCCACCCGGACGCGGTCCTGACCCTGGTGCACGAAATCGGCAACCGGTACACCGCCGGACTCAAGGCGTACCTGGAGAGGGCCGGCCTCGGGGACCGGGTGCGGGTGCTGCCGCTCGCCGACGACGTCTACCGCTGGTACCGCGCCGCCGACCTGGCGATCTGCCCCTCCCAGGAGGAGGCGCAGCCCTCGGTGGTCCTGGAGGCCATGGCTTTCGGCGTGCCGGTCGCGAGCACCACGGTCGGTGGGGTGACCGAGGTGGTCGAAGACGGTGTCACGGGCCTGTTGTGCCGTCCGGGCGACCTGTCCGCCATGGCCGCGATGCTCGACCGGGCTCTTTCGCTGAGCTCTTCCGAGCGGGAGGCGATCGTCGCGGCGGCCAGGGCACGGGTCGACCGTAACCACGACGTGCGACGGGCCTCCATGCAATACCTGGCCGTGCTGGAGGAGCTCACCGGGGCCGGGCCGCTGCCGGAGGATCAGGCCCGCCCGCAGGTTGAGGTCGAGCTGGAGCGGGGCCGGGCGGCCATCGCAGAGTTCCGGTCCTGGGCCAAAGAGCTCCAGGAGGCGGTCCGCTATCACCACGACCGCGCCAACGCCTCCGAGGCCCTGGGCGCCAGGCTCGTAGCCGAGCGCGACGTCGCGCAGACCGAGGTCGCCCGGCTCGCGCCGCTGGAAAAAAAGCTCGATGCGGCAACCCGGGAGATCGAGGCGATCCACCACTCGAAGGCGTGGCGGGTCTTCAACCTCATTTGGGCGGCCCGACGGACCGCCGACCGGCTGGTAGCCCCGGTTCGCAACCGTCTGTCCCGGCTCGCCTCCCGGCCGCCCGCAGCCACCACGGCCGCCGGCGCCGCGGCCGCCGGCGCCGGCGCCGAACAGGAGTTGGGGGCCTCCGCCGCCCGTCTGATCGAAAAGCTGCCCGAACGGTTCCCTGCCGGCAACGGCCGGCCGGTCCTGCTCTGCCTCCCGTGGTTTGTCACCGGGGGCGCCGACCGGGTGGTCGAGTACCTCCTCGGGCACTGGCGGGCCGGCGGCCGGACGGTTGTGGTCATAACCACCACCCCGCTCGGCGTCAACATGGAGAGCCGCTTCGACGACCTTCTCGGACTCACACCTTTCGCCTACGACCTGAACCACATGGCGCCTGCTGCGTCCTGGCTGCCGTTCGTGGAGGAGCTCCTCGACCGTCTCGGCAACCCGACTATCCTCAACATCGGCAGCGGGTGGCTCTACTCGAACCTGGAAAGGCTGCTCGCCTCGCGCCCGGGAATCCGGGTGGTGGACCAGCAGTTCAACGACGTCGGTCACCTCACCAGCAACCGCAAGGTCAGGTCCCATGTCGACCTCACGGTCGCTGCGCACCGCGCGCTGGCCGAGGTCGTTCGCTCCGACGGCCGGGACCCCGGCCGGGTGGTCACTGCCTACGTAGGCATCCCGGCCCCGCCAAGGGCCACAGACGAGCAGCTCGCCGGGCTCCGGGCCGAGCTCGGCGTCGCTCCCGGAACCAAGGTGGTGCTGTTCATCGGGCGGTTCTCGGAGGAGAAGCGCCCGGAGTGGGTGGTAGCGCTCGCGGCCGTCCTGGCCGGCGACGACGTCGCCGTGGTCATGGTGGGCACGGGACCTGAGGAGGCGGAGCTTCGCAAAGGCATCGAAGCCCTCCCCGGGGTCACCTGGCGGCGGTACGTCGAGAACATCGGTGCGTTCATCGGGCTGGCCGACGTCCTGGTCCTGCCGAGCCGGACCGAAGGCATCCCGCTCACCGTGATGGAGGCCCTCTCGCTCGGAACCCCCGTGGTGGCAACCCGCGTCGGCGGCCTGGGCGAGCTGGACGGAATCCCCGGATTCCGGCTCTGCGAGCCCGACGACTTCCCGGGATTCGTCACCGCGGTGAGGGAGACGCTGGGATCGGCTCCGGCGGAGGGGATAGCCCTCCCCGCCCACTTCGGGGTCGAGCACATGGTCGAGACCTACGACCGGATCGTCGACGGAACCGAGCTCAACCCCAGGTCCCCGCAGACGGCCGGGGTGGGGGCGTAG
- a CDS encoding glycosyltransferase family A protein, translated as MVRCSVVIPAYNAERYLASAIRSALAQTFTGTEVIVVDDGSTDGTAEVIDSFGDRVFAIHQPNAGPSVARNVGMKAASGEYIAFLDSDDMWMPRRLEQMVGRLDADKNLGFVTSDAYLINEERPTSLRYYGTLVDPTPFNSEDLGYWIVRQNFIFTGVVVRTELFDRHGTFMPNILAEDWDLWTRFILEGSGVGLVDSPLGYYRIRRAGLTCSDEFDAHREAALFRNLHDPKVLSIPGLGRDLFLPLAREALLSRNLDEARFCLQATAHDRTISRPRRVLAGCMAAFPAAAAISADLQAQREARRASRTFVLVSGALRDSDGRAYRPDPYFEGWVESDGRSAPLSGWAVGRRREPVDLLAVFVDGRFHGSVTPSVLRPDVAAHTGNPESVISGFCATEPAIRPEPEQKIQVIAISGHRYAELPMLDSPTQT; from the coding sequence ATGGTGAGGTGCTCGGTGGTCATCCCGGCCTACAACGCAGAACGGTACCTGGCCTCGGCCATTCGTTCCGCGCTGGCCCAGACCTTCACCGGGACCGAGGTCATCGTCGTGGACGACGGGTCGACCGACGGAACGGCCGAGGTCATCGACTCCTTCGGCGACCGGGTATTCGCCATACACCAGCCCAACGCAGGCCCCTCGGTGGCCCGGAACGTCGGCATGAAGGCTGCATCCGGGGAGTACATAGCCTTCCTCGACTCCGACGACATGTGGATGCCCAGGCGGTTGGAGCAGATGGTCGGCCGGCTCGACGCCGACAAGAACCTGGGTTTCGTGACGAGTGACGCCTACCTGATCAACGAGGAGCGGCCGACGTCGCTCCGCTACTACGGAACGCTGGTCGACCCGACCCCGTTCAACTCCGAGGACCTGGGCTACTGGATCGTCCGGCAGAACTTCATATTCACCGGAGTTGTGGTCAGAACCGAGCTCTTCGACCGCCACGGCACGTTCATGCCGAACATCCTGGCCGAGGATTGGGACCTGTGGACCCGCTTCATCCTCGAGGGCTCCGGGGTCGGGCTGGTCGACAGCCCCCTCGGCTACTACCGAATCCGCCGGGCGGGGCTCACCTGCTCCGACGAGTTCGACGCCCACCGCGAGGCGGCCCTGTTCCGCAACCTTCACGACCCGAAGGTGCTGAGCATCCCGGGCCTGGGCCGGGATCTGTTCCTGCCGCTCGCCCGCGAGGCGCTGCTCAGCCGGAACCTCGACGAAGCCCGCTTCTGCCTGCAGGCAACGGCGCACGACCGGACGATCTCCCGCCCCCGCCGCGTGCTCGCCGGGTGCATGGCGGCGTTCCCCGCGGCGGCGGCAATTTCGGCCGATCTGCAGGCCCAGCGGGAGGCGAGGCGGGCCTCTCGGACCTTCGTCTTGGTGTCGGGGGCGTTGCGGGACTCGGACGGAAGGGCCTACCGGCCGGATCCGTATTTCGAGGGTTGGGTGGAGTCGGACGGCCGGAGCGCCCCCCTCAGCGGGTGGGCGGTCGGGCGCAGGCGGGAGCCGGTGGACCTGCTGGCCGTGTTCGTCGACGGCCGGTTCCACGGTTCGGTGACCCCGTCGGTGCTGCGCCCCGATGTGGCCGCCCACACCGGCAACCCCGAGTCGGTAATCTCAGGATTCTGCGCCACCGAGCCGGCGATCCGCCCGGAACCGGAGCAGAAAATCCAGGTCATCGCAATCTCCGGGCACCGGTACGCCGAGCTGCCCATGCTGGATTCCCCGACGCAGACTTGA
- a CDS encoding glycosyltransferase family 39 protein codes for MGLSAVVAYLILALPQTGQSLIIDEVEFPRLAEAIAETGKPVFYRGEESPGQTGVFHPPLYAFLLGFWVKLLGFSPAVVRLFGVLLMPATAWFGYRTIEEMGPKDLEPGFFLVFFLLHPFVLQSALLPDIDGTMLIFATTLLGWTVVRSVTREMSLGRQILGVGSALALVLACKLTAVYAVPFVFGALLIANGPMLAAKVTAAASTLAAGIFLVVWRLVSWVTDSPFSFPFEFTLQSGLKGGVSDLPLATALRRLIPADWAMFWLGMPVLLMAAAGTVHVAARWRKEPSRRVLLAFAAWAGGVLALYSLITGPPYGFPKYLVGAMPALAMLAAIPAASGAERLRVLGRWAWAVPVAVVPLVYVLYVNYADGLETDRYFTHPWFVLLPIGLAAGLVLAVLASRRPDGWIRYSIAGLSVGGAALLFSHSFSVDLYQAQQDSSIRYHPSEVGFDRTVARMRDLVRPDEPFLAPKDIGSAVYNRFHQQEIIFHDMQVLDRLLADPAVRYAVVRTEWDYSYAVFPEAQPVIERHMQLQETIGGFLIYARRP; via the coding sequence ATGGGGCTGTCGGCGGTCGTCGCCTACCTGATCCTCGCTCTGCCCCAGACCGGCCAGTCCCTGATCATCGACGAGGTGGAGTTCCCACGGCTGGCCGAGGCCATCGCCGAAACCGGGAAACCGGTCTTCTACCGGGGCGAGGAGTCGCCCGGGCAGACCGGTGTCTTTCACCCGCCCCTCTACGCATTCCTGCTCGGCTTCTGGGTCAAGCTTCTCGGCTTCTCCCCGGCGGTCGTCCGCCTCTTCGGGGTCCTGCTTATGCCGGCGACCGCCTGGTTCGGCTACCGGACGATCGAGGAGATGGGTCCCAAGGATCTCGAGCCCGGGTTCTTCCTGGTTTTCTTCCTGCTGCACCCTTTTGTGCTGCAGAGTGCGCTCCTGCCGGACATCGACGGAACCATGTTGATCTTTGCGACCACTCTTCTGGGCTGGACGGTGGTCCGCAGCGTTACCCGCGAGATGAGCCTCGGCCGGCAGATCCTCGGAGTCGGATCGGCTCTGGCGCTGGTCCTCGCATGCAAGCTCACTGCGGTCTACGCAGTTCCGTTCGTGTTCGGGGCGCTGCTGATCGCCAATGGCCCGATGCTGGCGGCAAAGGTGACCGCAGCCGCTTCCACTCTGGCGGCCGGCATCTTTCTGGTCGTATGGAGACTGGTTTCCTGGGTGACCGACTCCCCTTTCAGCTTCCCGTTCGAGTTCACGCTCCAGAGCGGGCTCAAAGGCGGGGTCAGCGACCTCCCGCTTGCGACGGCCCTCAGGCGGCTCATCCCGGCCGACTGGGCGATGTTCTGGCTCGGGATGCCCGTTCTGCTGATGGCGGCGGCCGGGACCGTCCACGTGGCTGCCCGCTGGAGGAAGGAGCCCTCCCGCCGGGTGCTGCTCGCGTTTGCCGCCTGGGCGGGCGGCGTCCTGGCCCTCTACTCGCTGATCACCGGACCTCCCTACGGGTTCCCGAAGTACCTGGTGGGGGCGATGCCCGCGCTGGCGATGCTGGCGGCCATCCCGGCGGCTTCCGGGGCCGAGAGGCTGAGGGTCCTCGGGAGGTGGGCCTGGGCGGTTCCGGTCGCGGTCGTTCCGCTCGTCTACGTGCTCTATGTGAACTACGCGGACGGCCTGGAGACCGACCGGTACTTCACCCACCCCTGGTTCGTGCTGCTGCCCATCGGGCTGGCGGCGGGACTGGTCCTGGCGGTCCTGGCCTCGCGGCGTCCCGACGGCTGGATCCGCTACTCGATCGCCGGCCTGTCGGTCGGCGGCGCGGCGCTGCTGTTCTCGCACAGCTTCAGCGTGGACCTCTACCAGGCGCAGCAGGACTCCTCGATCCGCTACCACCCGTCCGAGGTCGGCTTCGACCGCACCGTCGCCCGGATGAGGGATCTGGTACGCCCCGATGAGCCGTTCCTGGCCCCGAAGGACATCGGTTCGGCCGTCTACAACCGGTTCCACCAGCAGGAAATAATCTTCCACGACATGCAGGTGCTGGACCGCCTGCTGGCGGACCCCGCGGTCAGGTACGCCGTGGTGCGCACCGAGTGGGACTACTCGTATGCGGTGTTCCCGGAGGCGCAGCCGGTCATCGAGCGCCACATGCAACTGCAGGAGACCATCGGGGGATTTCTGATCTACGCCCGCCGGCCTTAA
- a CDS encoding sugar phosphate nucleotidyltransferase, with protein sequence MASEPVRAVLLAGGLGTRLAPYTMVFPKPLVPLGDIPIMEIVLRQLRWHGVKSAYISVGHLAPLIEAYFLTRGPIEGMEISYLREDEPLGTAGALAMLEGVDDDLLVCNGDILTTLDFTALAGFHREQEAALTIGVHTKKIRVDLGVLGVDGDGRVTEYIEKPTNSYQCSMGAYVYSPAALKLIEPGKRLDFPDLVNRLLERGEKVVAYRSDCYWMDIGRPEDYDRAAQDFDRMRAQLLPDEKG encoded by the coding sequence ATGGCGTCTGAGCCCGTTCGGGCGGTGCTTCTCGCCGGAGGCCTGGGCACCCGGCTCGCGCCCTACACCATGGTCTTCCCCAAGCCCCTGGTCCCCCTGGGCGACATCCCGATCATGGAGATCGTCCTCCGCCAGCTGCGCTGGCACGGGGTGAAGTCGGCCTACATCTCGGTCGGGCACCTGGCGCCGCTGATCGAGGCGTATTTCCTGACCCGCGGCCCGATTGAGGGGATGGAAATCTCCTACCTGCGGGAGGACGAGCCGCTGGGCACCGCCGGGGCGCTGGCGATGCTCGAAGGCGTGGACGACGACCTGCTGGTCTGCAACGGCGACATCCTCACGACCCTCGACTTCACGGCGCTGGCCGGCTTCCACCGGGAGCAGGAGGCGGCCCTGACGATCGGTGTCCACACGAAGAAGATCCGGGTCGACCTGGGCGTCCTGGGCGTCGACGGCGACGGGCGGGTCACCGAGTACATCGAAAAACCCACCAACTCCTATCAGTGCAGCATGGGCGCCTACGTCTACTCGCCGGCCGCCCTCAAGCTGATCGAGCCGGGGAAGCGCCTCGACTTCCCGGACCTCGTCAACCGGCTGCTGGAGAGGGGAGAGAAGGTCGTGGCGTACCGTTCCGACTGCTACTGGATGGACATCGGGCGGCCAGAGGACTACGACCGGGCGGCCCAGGACTTCGACCGTATGCGGGCACAACTTCTGCCCGACGAAAAGGGCTGA